The genomic DNA ttgttgagcccaaacattatttttaaagtgtAACTCCTAAACaaatgactgttaaaaaaattatgCAATATTTCTGAAACGTAAAGCTCTAATAAATGTCAAGAAGACTGAAGCATTCTTCATACTGAGCACTAACAAATGTTCTGAAAGCAGAACTCCttgtactttatttttaaactggGATATTACTATTTGTCACTGTACTGTACATGTTAcgttgcatttttcttttcatttttttcaagtttcacAGTCCTAAattccacttttatttttggcagattcctcattctacttttaaaaagtttgcaGAGAACAGAAAAGCCACACAGTCAGTCAGTGAACGCAACTCAGGCAGCAAGAATTCATTTACATCACAGAAATAATGACACGAGCCTTCACCTTTACGATGCGTTCAAACACTGTGGGAAAACTGAACACCCAACACAGTGACTGGCGTGCATGGGGAATTTGTGATGACACTGACTGACGTGACGTTCAAGGGGAGGAATGTGTGGAAACCCTGTAAATTACCGCTGGGGAATTAatacttttgttgtgtttttaattgatAATGTCTGTTACTTCTTGCAATATATTATCTGGTCATTTCTGATATGTTTGGGATggggaaaaaacatatttgtgaagttgtaagattttttttttaaaaacacctaGGCTATGtggaatattattattattattattattattattattattattattattattattattattattattattattattattattattattattattattattaatattattattattattattattattattattattattattattattattattattattattattattattattattattattaatagtaataataataataataagctaCACGAGTGCTTCCTATTTtgattggtgttttttttatttttgtttttttacttaacTCCAAAACAGCCCTGCCCAAGAATCCATATGTgcctagaccaggggtgtcaaacatgcggcccgtgggccaaaagtggacCACCAGACGGTCCAGTCCAACCTGTGTGataactttgtaaagtgtaaaaattacagagaagacattaactgcaaactgtaaaattgtaaaactgtaaatttaaaataatttatggaccttgacaagttgttttgatcataaagtaaaatactagactaTTCGttcttttgccgttttgtgccTCGTCttcgtaatattttgtcttgtttttttgtcttttttatgtctgatttttgtcatttgtctcatgtttttgtcattttgtctcttgtttttgtcgttttgtgcttcctttttgtcttgcttgcgtttttattattattatttttgtgtttcgctttatgtctttttttgtctcacttgtgttgtttgtccatttttttgttgctgtgtgtatttttgtaatattttgtcttgttttggttggatttagtctttttttgtctgacttttgtcattttgatcataaagttaaaTACTACATCGTTCAGTTCCACATAACTGTGACTGAATATTTTGTACCTTTGTAGATACAGTGATCTATAAGTtataatgtataaatgataaactgaggcataatattgttgaaattacgtttatttttcttaagtaatttcagattgttcatgatgttttgaaaaaagaaaattccttaaatgtgaacattttcagaatgtactttcttgcactaaaacaaagggaaaatttcgttatttataggttattatgctccgATTTTAGTGGTCcgacccacttgagatcaaattgggctgcaTGTGACcgctgaactaaaatgaaccCTTGGCTTAGACTATCTTTTTGTGCAcaaatggggaaaaaatctTGCGTGTTTAACctttagatgcataagtgggtcaaaaatggcctggtgaggtcgttttcttgcaatgtctttgtaatgaaaactttttatcatttcattttccagctgttCCTCAAAAAACTTACCACCTTTTCATGTGTAAATTCAAAGTGGAGTTTGAAACGATTTTCTACCTTCCATCAGCAGTAGAGAAGTGGTTTCAGCACTTTAACAAGAACCAGTGGTTAAAGCACCTATTGAGATATGCTGTGTTGCAATCAAACCCCTTAAGGTGGAATTTGTCGCTTATAatgtttgtattactaccccaagctctttatcattgataatatcatacaagaggtgatgcacaaacttggagggacagggagcagcaacagttggaggaaaagagtggaaaaatgtcaacaaaatagatgctgacattcttctgttgctgctctgtgtaatattctttttttgttatccaaatgttcaaaatctgctgtaatgtgaaaaatatacatatttcaaacattgttgtgtggacaaaaatataaaacaaacaataatataagttattattcttaaccaaaatgacataaaaacacactgattgtTATACGGATCATTTTGACCCACTTCAGGAAGAGTGCAGGGCCCAATCATCTACAGTTTCAACGGGAATGCATTTTGTCTTTGGAGAGCTCCATTTTACGAGCGCCCTGAACgcatcagcagcagtagtgttgCCTTTTCGCCCTGGCAGCTGATCAAAACTTTAAGGCTGCACTCTTAGGCTCGTGTGTTTTCTTCGTTAATCAATTACCAGTTTGCGCCAACAGCCTATAAAGCGCCTTTTTTTTCTATCAATGGGGCTCCACTGGGAACCTTTGAAAAGCAGGCAGGGCTCCGTTTTGACGAAGCTCAAAAAAGTCCGCGGGGAAGTTCCCTAGGAAATCCCCCAAGACGGTTCGGGGATATTACTCTGCACACTGATGCGCCAGAGCTCCGACTCAATTCACCTCCTCGGTGCGCTTCTGAAGACGCGCGGTCCGAAGCAGAGGCGTCAAATGCTGGATTATTAAAAGACTGATCCGTGTGTCGAAGCTCACCAAGAAGCCCTGAGATGGATAACGTCAGTCTGAGCCCGGATGGCGACGCGCTCAAGGACAAAATGCGCAGCTACAGCGTGCTGAATACTCTGTACCATGAGGCCCGGCAGGAGAACGAGCTGCTCACCAAGCAGCTGTGCGTAAAGGACAACATCATCGCGGATTTGACGTCCAGGCTGGGGAGACACGAGAGGATCCTCATGACGATGGGGGAGAAGGAGTCAGTGGTGATCGGTCCGTCCAGCTCGCTAGTGGAGAGTCTGCTCAAAGAGATCCGCAAACTCAAGCAGAAGAGGAACGACATGGAGTTCAAGGCAGCCAGACAAGCAGAGgtaaaaaggaataaataaaaatcataataaaggttttttttaaaaagtgagatGTTTCCTGATTTTGTTGACCAGAACTAACAAAAAAGTCCATATTTTGATTATTAACAATTCAACGTCACCCTTGTTGACTCTAAGCTTCATTATAGACTGTATTGActttatttattgaaaacacACTTGAtcgaaagaaaagcaaacattaaCAACTTTAATGGGGttatttgaagttatttttaaaaatgattaacaATTTTGTATCACCTTGCTTGACTCTAGGTTCATTATAGGCTGTATTAGCTTCACACGCTTTACTGAAAGCACACCTGATctaaagaaaagcaaatattatcagctttaattggattatttaaagtaaaaaaagtgcatattttaattattaactATTTAATGTCACCATGCTTGACTCTAAGCCGTATTATAGGCTGTATtaactttaaattatttattgaaaacatatctgattgaaagaaaagcaaatatcagctttaatggggttatttatgtaaaaaataaaagtccatattttaattattaacaaTCTAATGTCACCCTTCTTGACTCTAAGGTTCATTATAGACTGTATTAGCTTTACATTCTTGACTGAAAATAAACCTgatctaaagaaaaataaatataaggaGAATAAATGGGattatttattgttaaaaaaatgcatgttttaattattaactCTTTAATGTCACCCTGCATGACTCTAAGCCTTATTATAGGCAATATTGGCATTAAATTATTTACTAAAAGCACACCTgatctaaagaaaaataaatattatgtgGTTAAATGGGataatttattgtaaaaaataaaaaaagagtcCATATTTTGATTATTAACAATTTAATGTCACCCTGCATGACTCTAATCCTTATTGTATTAACTTCAAAGACACATCTGATCTAAAGGAAAGCTAATATTATCAGCTTTAAATGGGATTATTTGCAGCACATTTCATATCTAAAATGCACCAACTCTCCATCTCTTCCTGCAGGAGATCCAGAGGCTGAACGTGCAGCTCGGAGAgaaggagctggagctggagagcATCAGGTGTCAGCCGGACCACGAGAAGGACCTGGAGATCCAGAGGCTGCGGTCGGCGCTGGAGGAGAGGGAGCGGACCGAGACCACTAGGGCCGTCCTCTGCACGTCGCTGGCCGAGGAGGCCGACCAGCTCCGCGGCCAGCTGGGGGCGACGGTGAAGGTGTGTCAGGAGCTGCTGGCCAGGATGGAGAAAGGGAagagggaggcaggaggaggagacgtAGAGGAGGCGGCCCAGCAGCACAAAGCCAAGGAGGTGTGTTTGCTTTTACATTGTCCTCACAGCTCCACAGGTTGTGTCCACATCGCTGCTGAAGTGCCGTGTTGGTACAAGTTGTCGTAACTTCTCTTTCGCAATGTTCCTTAGACGTCAGAGTCCTCAGACGTGAGCACTGCTAAGGCCCAAATCCGTCAGCTTCAAGAGGAGAACCAGCAGCTGAAGCAGCGTGTTGCATATGTGAGTTACACTCAGTGTCAGTATTGGAGTTTTTGGCAAATATAAACGTTTCTAAAAGTGcctaaatgaaactgaatagtGTGATGAGGAACATGTGTAGAGAtctaactttcttttttttttttataacgtTCCCCAGACGTCAGAGTCCTCAGATGTGAGCGCCGCTAAGGCCCAAATCCatcagctgctggaggagaatCAGCAGCTAAAGCAGCGTGTTGCATATGTGAGTCTCAATACaagtataaatttaaataaatgaagatgAATAGTGTGATGAGGAACATGTTTAAAGATCTAACTTTCTGTTTTGATCGTGCCCTTTAGGTGCAGGGTCTGAACTCTCAGTGGCAGAAGTACGACTCCAGCAGGGAGGAATACATCCGAGGCTTATGCCAGAGGTTGAAGGAGAGCTCTGGGCAGGGCCTGGTGCCTGTGATGGGCTCCGTCAGCAGCACGTTGCTTCATCAAGAGATTTCCAGGCTTAACGGCTTACTGCAGGAGAAAATGAGCGAGTGTTCAAGGTTGGGTCGAGACGTGGAGGAGATCCGGAGACGAGACCAAGAGCGAATCCAGACGCTGGAGCAGCAGGTCGGTGCTTTCTCTGCACTGTGCTTCACACGGGTATTACTTAACTGTGTACGGCTACATGAGGAATAacgtttctttcttttccttcttcagGTTCTAATCTACACCGATGACTTTAAGTCAGAGCGAGCTGACAGAGAGCGAGCTCAGGGGCAGATTGAAGACCTGAAGAAGCAGGTGTCTCAGTTAAAACAGCAGCTACACAAACAGGTGAGACAGCAGCACCTCACTGAGTTCCATCCCATTTATATCCATATATGTAGAAGCAGAGTGCTCTAACCCACACAAAATCCATCGAATCCACGACCCAAATGTAAGCATTACAGGGGCGCGTGGAATGTTTGAAAtagatatatgtgtgtgtgtgtgtgtgtgtgtgtgtgtgtgtgtgtgtgtgtgtgtgtgtgtgtgtgtgtgtgtgtgtgcgtgtgtggctTGTGCAGTGTTGACAGTTTATGCACCTCACCCCGACTAGtcaaggcagatggctgccttgCCTGAGCCTGGTCctgtcagagttttttttttctttttcctccctcccaTCTCAGAGTTTTTTTGGGTCCCTTCCCACCATCCCTCATAGTTgctgggttttctgttctctgtttataatttgtAAGGTTCAGACATTATGAATTCTAAATATATTTGTAAAGTACAGACCTTACAAATTATAAACAGATAACAGAAACCCCCACAATCTAAAGGCATCTTGGGATTGtggggttttctgttctctgtttataattCCAAAGGTCTGTACTTTACAActgtgtttacaaaaaaaaaaaaaaaaaaactgaaatgggttcccaacagaaccaggctcagggaaggcagccatctgccttgaCTGGTTGGGTTGAGGTACATAAACTGTCAACGCAGCacaagccacacacacacacacacacacacacacacacacacacacacacacacacacacacacacacacacacacacacacacacacacacacacacacatatatgtatatatatatatatatatatatatatatatatatatatatatatatgtatgtatgtatgtatgtatgtatgtatgtatgtatgtatatatatatatatatatatatatatatatagagagagagagagagagagatatttATAGGGTTTGGAAatagagtggtctaacccacttcctgtagtttttgtgttttcaagaatggtctaataTTCCAAGCACCACTGTAACACTACATTTGGGTTGCAGGTTAGACCACTGTAGACCATAAAATACTACAGAAATTCTATAAAACTCAGTTCAGATTTTCTGTAGGTTAGACCACTATGAGATGACATTTGTTGTGAATctgcactatataaatacagttcagctaaattgaactgaactgtcTACAGGGAgccagcagagacagcagagacgtGGTTCCCATGTGTCGAGTCCACATCGGACACAGGATCACCTCAAGGCGAAATAAGGACACTTCAGAGCCTCTGTTGAGGACATCTGCTGAGAagcagcagcctgcagcagctgcagcgccAGACTCTGCCTGGAACGAATGCACAGGTCTGTCGGAGCTTCAGTGCCCTCAGTGCCTCGCCAGGTTCAACGACACGGACGCTGCAGAGTACCTGAACCACTGCGAGGAGTGTGCTCAGCTATAAGCGGAACAACACTCATTTGGAAATAACAGTTATCTCATACTGACAGTAACTGAACACTGAAGACCGGCGCTACACTGCAGAAAATCACCCGTGGAGATTCCAATTCGCTTGACTACAACTGAAATAACTGACTTAAGTTGTTGCTTTACATAGTGAAGCAAAACTGTACGACCCAAACTTCCCCTCTGGCAAGAGAAATTAGCTCATCAAGTCTTTTAAGTCTGCatagtctaaaaaaaaaaaaaaaaaagaatccagtGTCAGGTTCTGAGAGTTCTCCTGTAGCATTGCAGGAGGTTATTGTAGTGAGAACGAGGATGTTGATGCAATATATCAAATATCATATACCTCAGTGTGTCAAATTACAAACCTGTTGCActttcttgacatttttgccAAAAACTAATCGTAGGATCATACGATTGAGAGATTCATAATGCATAAGCTTCTTATTTTGGACATCTAGTCGATAATGTGgtgctattgtttgtttataATTGAACTTCCTGTTCTGTAAAGTATATATTCTTAATAACAGATTTAAAATTATCTAACTATATTGATATTTATTCTCTCTGTATATCTACCTGGAAAAGGCAAATCATTTTAGTGCAattttttgttgcctttttctCACCAAAGCCATAAAATATACATCTGTTTTTTTGGTGAACCTTTGGgatcaaaaatgttgaatacatTACAACTAGAGGAAAATGATAGATTCACTTTTTGAAATGGTGCCTGTAAAGATTGCATCCCAACTGACAATATGCTTATTTTTTGGAGATGTGCCATTTTTCTGGAGGTGccattatttttgtaataaaagtCTGCTTACCCACACGTTATCCTATGGTGATTTATACCCCCTGAAATGTGCTTCATTATTGCGTGGTATATTTTAATTCTTGAGACAGTCTGCAGCCTCGAGCTGGA from Amphiprion ocellaris isolate individual 3 ecotype Okinawa chromosome 4, ASM2253959v1, whole genome shotgun sequence includes the following:
- the tnip2 gene encoding TNFAIP3-interacting protein 2 gives rise to the protein MDNVSLSPDGDALKDKMRSYSVLNTLYHEARQENELLTKQLCVKDNIIADLTSRLGRHERILMTMGEKESVVIGPSSSLVESLLKEIRKLKQKRNDMEFKAARQAEEIQRLNVQLGEKELELESIRCQPDHEKDLEIQRLRSALEERERTETTRAVLCTSLAEEADQLRGQLGATVKVCQELLARMEKGKREAGGGDVEEAAQQHKAKETSESSDVSTAKAQIRQLQEENQQLKQRVAYTSESSDVSAAKAQIHQLLEENQQLKQRVAYVQGLNSQWQKYDSSREEYIRGLCQRLKESSGQGLVPVMGSVSSTLLHQEISRLNGLLQEKMSECSRLGRDVEEIRRRDQERIQTLEQQVLIYTDDFKSERADRERAQGQIEDLKKQVSQLKQQLHKQGASRDSRDVVPMCRVHIGHRITSRRNKDTSEPLLRTSAEKQQPAAAAAPDSAWNECTGLSELQCPQCLARFNDTDAAEYLNHCEECAQL